One window from the genome of Phycisphaerales bacterium encodes:
- a CDS encoding multidrug efflux RND transporter permease subunit — protein sequence MISKFFIDRPIFAAVVAIVMVLAGALSTFVLPVEQYPEVAPPTVRVTAVYPGADAKTVAETVAAPIEQQVNGVEDMIYMSSIAADDGSYTLTVTLRSGADVDMASVRVQNRVTAAEPRLPEPVRAQGVTTSKQSTSLLMVIAPHSPDGRFDQLYLSNYARIFMVDRLARVPGVGSVTIFGAQDYAMRVWLDPQQLAARDLTTAEVIGAMREQNVQVAAGKIGQRPTADDSGFQLTITTQGRLRTAEEFGDIILRVDEEQREIRLRDIARLELGSQSYDSFGRFNGMEAPVIGLYQLPGSNALEVSKGVREALDELSADFPEGFESPVFYDFTDFVGASIKEVVITLVIASVLVFLTVFVFLQDFRATLIPGAAIPVSIVGTLAVLLALDFSMNMLTLFGLVLAIGIVVDDAIVVVENTSRLVEEEGLDSKSAAKRSMQEITGPVIATTLVLLAVFVPTAVLPGITGELYRQFGVTLSVATVLSSVNALTLSPALCGVLLRKRTRKPFIAFRAFNAGMDKLTDMYGWTVTKALRLSFLAVIAFAGMVVAVVFLVRSTPTGFIPLEDQKYFFVNVSLPPAAKVARTDDVLRKVEAELQDTPGVAGVVSIGGFSLLTNAAESNSGTCVVILDPWEERETATLRIEGILADLTPRLRAIPEAMIFPFRPPSIQGLGSAGGFEIQIQDRAGLGLDVLEDVSGDVIARASETGRLQNVFTGYSARTPQLFLDLDRTKAQELGVSLDTIFTTLSGNMGSAYVNDFNAFGRTYQVRVQSEPAFRQDPGDVLLLKVRNRDGATLPLSSVATLRETVGPATIYRYNLYPSARITADPATGVSTGQAMREMESLTTATLPSGFGYEWTGTAYQQKESGNLAPIVFALAIVFVYLFLAAQYESWILPITIMATIPIGILGALLATVLRGMDNNVYTQIGLVLLVALVCKNAILVVEFAEQLRRGDGKKEARSVTDATIEASRLRLRPILMTALSFVLGTAPLLIASGAGANSRQAIGTAVFGGMVLATAVGVLFIPVLYGLIRRIFKGGGAVSTAG from the coding sequence GTGATCTCGAAGTTCTTCATCGACCGACCGATCTTTGCCGCCGTTGTTGCGATCGTGATGGTGCTGGCGGGCGCACTGTCGACGTTCGTGCTGCCCGTCGAGCAGTATCCCGAGGTCGCGCCGCCGACCGTGCGCGTGACGGCGGTGTATCCGGGCGCCGACGCCAAGACCGTGGCCGAGACGGTCGCCGCGCCCATCGAGCAGCAGGTCAACGGTGTCGAGGACATGATCTACATGTCCTCGATCGCAGCCGACGACGGATCGTACACGCTGACGGTGACGCTGCGGTCTGGCGCCGACGTCGACATGGCGTCGGTGCGCGTCCAGAACCGCGTGACGGCGGCCGAGCCTCGGTTGCCCGAGCCGGTGCGGGCCCAGGGCGTGACGACGAGCAAGCAGTCGACCAGCCTGCTGATGGTGATCGCGCCGCATTCGCCCGACGGCCGATTCGATCAGCTGTACCTCAGCAACTACGCCCGCATCTTCATGGTCGACAGGCTCGCCCGCGTGCCAGGCGTGGGCTCGGTGACCATCTTCGGCGCCCAGGACTACGCGATGCGCGTGTGGCTCGATCCGCAGCAGCTGGCGGCGCGCGACCTAACGACGGCCGAGGTCATCGGCGCAATGCGCGAGCAGAACGTGCAGGTGGCCGCCGGCAAGATCGGTCAACGTCCAACCGCCGATGACTCGGGCTTTCAGCTCACGATCACCACGCAGGGCCGACTTCGCACCGCCGAAGAGTTCGGCGACATCATCCTGCGTGTCGATGAAGAGCAGCGCGAGATCCGCCTCAGAGACATCGCGAGGCTCGAACTGGGCAGCCAGAGCTACGACAGCTTCGGACGCTTCAACGGGATGGAGGCACCGGTCATCGGCCTGTACCAGCTTCCGGGCTCGAACGCCCTGGAAGTCTCCAAGGGTGTTCGCGAGGCGCTCGACGAACTGTCGGCAGACTTTCCAGAGGGCTTTGAGTCACCGGTCTTTTACGACTTTACCGACTTCGTCGGCGCCTCGATCAAGGAAGTCGTCATCACTCTCGTGATCGCGTCGGTGTTGGTGTTCTTAACCGTGTTCGTGTTCTTGCAGGACTTCCGGGCAACGCTCATCCCCGGTGCGGCCATCCCGGTCTCGATCGTCGGCACGCTCGCCGTGCTGCTTGCGCTGGACTTCAGCATGAACATGCTGACGCTCTTCGGCCTCGTCCTGGCGATCGGCATCGTGGTCGACGACGCGATCGTGGTGGTCGAGAACACGTCACGCCTGGTCGAGGAAGAGGGCCTTGACTCCAAGTCCGCCGCCAAGCGATCGATGCAGGAGATTACCGGCCCGGTCATCGCGACGACGCTGGTGCTGTTGGCCGTGTTCGTTCCCACGGCAGTACTTCCCGGCATCACGGGTGAGCTGTACCGCCAGTTCGGCGTGACGCTCTCGGTCGCCACGGTTCTCTCGAGCGTCAACGCGCTCACGCTCAGCCCTGCCCTTTGCGGCGTCTTGCTCCGCAAGCGGACGCGAAAGCCCTTCATCGCGTTCCGCGCGTTCAACGCCGGCATGGACAAGCTCACGGATATGTACGGGTGGACCGTCACCAAGGCGCTGCGGCTTTCCTTCCTCGCGGTCATTGCATTTGCGGGCATGGTGGTGGCGGTGGTGTTCCTCGTACGATCGACGCCTACGGGCTTCATCCCACTCGAAGACCAGAAGTACTTCTTCGTCAACGTGAGCCTGCCGCCGGCGGCCAAGGTCGCGAGAACCGACGACGTCCTCAGGAAAGTCGAGGCGGAGCTGCAAGACACGCCCGGCGTCGCGGGTGTCGTCAGCATCGGCGGATTCTCGCTGCTGACCAACGCCGCCGAGTCCAACAGCGGAACGTGCGTCGTCATCCTTGACCCATGGGAAGAGCGCGAAACAGCGACGCTGCGCATCGAGGGCATCTTGGCCGACCTGACGCCACGGCTGCGCGCCATTCCCGAGGCAATGATCTTTCCGTTCCGTCCGCCCTCGATCCAGGGCCTGGGCTCGGCCGGCGGCTTCGAAATCCAGATCCAGGATCGTGCGGGGCTCGGGCTCGACGTGCTGGAGGACGTCAGCGGCGACGTGATCGCGCGGGCCAGCGAGACGGGCCGGCTGCAGAACGTCTTTACCGGCTACAGCGCCCGCACGCCCCAGCTCTTCCTCGACCTCGATCGCACGAAAGCCCAGGAGTTGGGTGTCTCGCTGGACACCATCTTTACGACGCTGTCGGGCAACATGGGCTCGGCCTACGTCAACGACTTCAACGCCTTCGGCCGCACCTACCAGGTCCGCGTGCAGAGCGAGCCGGCGTTCCGGCAAGACCCCGGCGACGTGCTCTTGCTCAAGGTACGCAACCGCGATGGCGCGACGCTGCCGCTCTCGTCGGTGGCGACCCTGCGCGAGACCGTGGGGCCCGCAACCATCTACCGCTACAACCTGTATCCATCGGCTCGCATCACGGCCGACCCGGCCACGGGCGTGAGCACCGGGCAAGCGATGCGTGAGATGGAATCTCTCACGACGGCGACGCTGCCATCGGGCTTCGGCTACGAATGGACCGGCACGGCCTACCAGCAGAAGGAGTCTGGGAACCTCGCCCCGATCGTGTTCGCGCTGGCGATCGTCTTCGTGTACTTGTTCCTAGCGGCGCAGTACGAGAGTTGGATCCTGCCGATCACGATTATGGCGACGATCCCGATCGGGATCCTCGGCGCGCTCCTGGCGACCGTGCTGCGCGGCATGGACAACAACGTGTACACGCAGATCGGCCTCGTGCTCCTGGTCGCGCTGGTGTGCAAAAACGCCATCCTGGTCGTCGAGTTCGCCGAGCAACTCAGGCGTGGCGACGGCAAGAAGGAAGCCAGGTCCGTGACCGACGCGACGATCGAGGCGAGCAGGCTACGGCTTCGTCCGATCCTCATGACCGCGTTGTCGTTCGTGTTGGGCACGGCCCCGCTGCTGATCGCCAGCGGCGCGGGCGCCAACAGCCGCCAGGCCATCGGCACGGCCGTCTTCGGCGGCATGGTGCTGGCGACCGCCGTCGGCGTGCTGTTCATCCCGGTGCTGTATGGGCTGATCCGACGGATCTTTAAGGGCGGCGGGGCCGTGTCGACGGCTGGCTGA
- a CDS encoding efflux RND transporter periplasmic adaptor subunit, producing the protein MASAAAATASLVVSLNFGCDRSEASQQPPPPVVEVASPTQRTITEYFFYTGTLEPVDFVQIRARVGGVLETIHFQESSNVEAGDVLFTIEKAPYELAVGQAKASLERAEAARELADVRFQRLENAFESGAANELELFEERAKLRQAEADVYAANEALKSAELDLSYTDVTSPITGRIDRHFVDRGNLVGAQLAGGGEATLLATVVTMDPIHVSFDVSEAIALQYLDQGDRGEAGPSYPPIELALADEEDYPHEGQVDFVDNQLDGSTGTLLVRAELENPTGKLYPGLFARIRVPWQEREDALCVVEEAVGTGLEGKYLLIVGESNVVERRPVSLGERQDDGTIVVLEGLQPGETYIVRGLQKARPGAPVSPKPFGQSQDGTDAASGSGSDAADEAAAGDPEPGS; encoded by the coding sequence GTGGCCAGCGCAGCCGCCGCGACCGCGTCTCTGGTCGTCTCTTTGAACTTCGGCTGCGATCGCTCCGAAGCGTCCCAGCAACCGCCCCCACCCGTGGTCGAGGTAGCGTCACCAACGCAGCGCACGATCACGGAGTACTTCTTCTATACCGGGACGCTCGAGCCGGTGGATTTCGTGCAGATCCGTGCTCGCGTTGGCGGGGTACTCGAGACCATCCACTTTCAGGAAAGCAGCAACGTCGAAGCCGGCGACGTGCTGTTCACCATCGAAAAGGCTCCCTATGAACTCGCCGTCGGCCAGGCCAAGGCGTCGCTCGAGCGGGCAGAGGCGGCCCGCGAGCTGGCCGATGTACGCTTCCAGCGGCTCGAGAATGCCTTTGAGAGCGGCGCAGCCAATGAGTTGGAATTGTTCGAGGAGCGGGCCAAGCTGCGTCAGGCCGAGGCCGACGTGTACGCAGCCAACGAAGCGCTGAAGTCAGCCGAGTTGGACCTCTCGTACACCGACGTGACCTCGCCCATCACCGGACGCATCGATCGTCACTTTGTTGATCGCGGCAACCTGGTGGGGGCGCAGCTCGCTGGCGGGGGTGAAGCCACGCTGCTGGCCACCGTCGTCACCATGGATCCGATCCACGTGAGCTTCGACGTCAGCGAGGCGATTGCGCTGCAGTATCTGGATCAGGGCGATCGTGGCGAGGCTGGGCCGAGTTACCCGCCCATCGAGCTGGCGCTTGCCGACGAGGAAGATTACCCGCACGAGGGCCAGGTCGATTTCGTGGACAACCAGCTGGACGGATCGACTGGCACGTTGCTCGTGCGTGCCGAGCTCGAGAACCCGACCGGCAAGCTCTACCCGGGCTTGTTCGCGCGGATCCGCGTGCCATGGCAGGAACGCGAGGATGCACTCTGCGTCGTCGAGGAAGCGGTGGGCACGGGCCTGGAAGGCAAGTACCTTCTGATCGTCGGTGAAAGCAACGTGGTCGAGCGCCGACCGGTATCGCTCGGCGAGCGACAGGACGACGGCACGATCGTCGTACTCGAGGGATTGCAGCCCGGCGAGACGTACATCGTTCGTGGCTTGCAGAAGGCGCGCCCGGGTGCGCCGGTGTCGCCCAAGCCGTTTGGTCAGTCTCAGGATGGGACCGATGCGGCTTCTGGGAGTGGTTCGGATGCTGCGGACGAAGCTGCTGCTGGCGATCCGGAGCCCGGGTCGTGA
- a CDS encoding biliverdin-producing heme oxygenase — protein sequence MQHPTTHTGNAEAATGFAATLKDSTWDLHQQAESGDLQKRLVKGELGKHEYAAHLGQLYLVHRTLEGCLDGAPCEQVKALNSEDLHHTGKLEADLAFLSVDPADVEPVPATHSFMGWIEDTAREHPTALIGVQYVLEGSTNGNGFIAKKIGPALGLEGDGLRYLNSYGPAQRETWARFKSRLDTLDLSGDCRQRVIAAARRTFEGVRDINRELLEVLAGHARPAGA from the coding sequence ATGCAACACCCAACCACGCACACGGGCAACGCCGAGGCCGCCACTGGGTTCGCCGCCACGCTGAAGGACAGCACCTGGGACCTGCACCAGCAGGCCGAGAGCGGCGACCTCCAGAAGCGGCTGGTTAAGGGCGAGCTCGGCAAGCACGAGTACGCCGCCCACCTGGGCCAGCTCTACCTCGTGCATCGAACGCTCGAGGGCTGCCTCGACGGCGCGCCGTGCGAGCAGGTCAAGGCGCTCAACAGCGAAGACCTGCATCACACCGGCAAGCTCGAGGCCGACCTGGCGTTCCTCTCGGTCGACCCGGCGGACGTCGAGCCCGTGCCTGCAACGCATAGCTTCATGGGCTGGATCGAGGACACCGCCCGCGAGCACCCGACGGCGCTCATCGGCGTCCAGTACGTCCTCGAGGGCTCGACGAACGGCAACGGATTCATCGCCAAGAAGATCGGTCCCGCTCTGGGCCTCGAGGGGGATGGACTGCGCTACCTAAATAGCTATGGCCCCGCCCAACGCGAGACCTGGGCCCGCTTCAAGAGCCGTCTGGACACCCTCGATTTGAGTGGCGACTGCCGTCAGCGCGTGATCGCCGCCGCACGCCGCACCTTCGAAGGCGTGCGAGACATCAATCGAGAGTTGCTCGAAGTACTGGCCGGGCACGCGAGGCCAGCCGGGGCCTGA
- a CDS encoding GC-type dockerin domain-anchored protein — MPRAAIAPAALLALAGSTLAQSGPTSLSFDEPARDRWNYPFSATPGTRTNASIFGATGIEGFDDRDAQFVIGFDTAGEIPTGLGAGAFRVVSARVTLVIDNDLQFVYDDSADPLASFFPIDDPDYVDDATPGRPIELYATGYRNGFTIESWQETSEFGGFPTVPPAEGARNAFAAFYAGVDDVVDLSRQVRERIESTPLAIGKTNDVAVGELVPAETVFTFDIDTCAPGAAAFFDASLDAGKVNLTVTSMHSAELGSTEYPSFFTKENAISPILGYSPRLELTVIAIDDADLTGDGALDIFDFLAFQNAFDAGDPLADFDGDCTLDIFDFLAFQNAFDAG; from the coding sequence ATGCCACGTGCTGCCATCGCCCCCGCCGCCCTGCTCGCACTCGCCGGCTCCACGCTGGCCCAGAGCGGCCCGACCTCGCTGTCCTTCGACGAGCCGGCCCGCGACCGCTGGAACTACCCGTTCAGCGCCACGCCGGGCACGCGGACAAACGCCAGCATCTTCGGGGCCACGGGCATCGAGGGCTTCGATGATCGCGACGCGCAGTTCGTCATCGGATTCGACACCGCGGGCGAGATCCCCACGGGCCTCGGCGCGGGCGCGTTCCGCGTCGTGTCGGCGCGCGTGACGCTGGTGATCGACAACGACCTGCAGTTCGTCTACGACGATTCGGCGGACCCACTGGCCAGCTTCTTCCCGATCGATGACCCCGACTACGTCGACGACGCGACGCCAGGACGGCCCATCGAGCTGTACGCCACGGGCTATCGCAACGGATTCACGATCGAAAGCTGGCAGGAGACCAGCGAGTTCGGCGGCTTCCCCACGGTGCCGCCGGCCGAGGGCGCCCGCAACGCGTTCGCTGCGTTCTACGCGGGCGTCGATGACGTGGTCGACCTCTCGCGCCAGGTGCGCGAGCGGATCGAGAGCACGCCGCTGGCCATCGGCAAGACCAACGACGTAGCCGTGGGCGAGCTCGTGCCCGCCGAGACCGTCTTTACGTTCGACATCGACACGTGTGCGCCCGGAGCCGCGGCGTTCTTCGATGCATCGCTGGACGCGGGCAAGGTCAACCTGACGGTAACGAGCATGCACAGCGCCGAGCTGGGCTCGACCGAGTATCCCTCGTTCTTTACGAAGGAGAACGCCATCAGCCCCATCCTGGGCTACTCGCCGCGGCTCGAGCTGACCGTGATCGCGATCGACGACGCCGACCTGACCGGCGACGGCGCCCTCGACATCTTCGACTTCCTGGCCTTCCAGAACGCCTTCGACGCGGGCGACCCCCTGGCCGACTTCGACGGCGACTGCACGCTGGACATCTTCGACTTCCTGGCCTTCCAGAACGCCTTCGACGCGGGCTGA
- a CDS encoding type II secretion system protein, giving the protein MAHVRRHNVAFTLIELLVVIAIIAVLIGILLPSLGAARGLAKSTRELAAAQQTMIAFQLYAQDNDGRLLPGMPEVGDVRGRDAPLDDRGEPITDPRIAQRYPWRLAPYLDYDFRGLYDDAALATLRGRRADFQYVVSLYPSLGMNVAYVGGSVNHLGDRTSQRVFGKVFLERDDQATRPTEVIAFASARFRGPGTIEELPDPEGFFRVEAPTFGAGWQESYDDRATNPGLNSGFVSLRHPGGSGGKAVAAMLDGHAEVLGWQELRDMRRWADQATSADWQPEPR; this is encoded by the coding sequence ATGGCACATGTCCGCCGTCACAACGTCGCCTTCACGCTGATCGAGTTGCTCGTGGTCATCGCCATCATCGCGGTCCTGATCGGCATCCTGCTGCCGAGCCTCGGCGCCGCCCGCGGTCTGGCCAAGTCGACCCGCGAGCTGGCGGCGGCCCAGCAGACCATGATCGCCTTCCAGCTCTACGCCCAGGACAACGACGGCCGACTGCTGCCCGGCATGCCCGAGGTCGGCGACGTGCGAGGCCGCGACGCGCCGCTGGACGACCGCGGCGAGCCCATCACCGATCCACGCATCGCCCAGCGCTACCCCTGGCGGCTGGCTCCCTACCTCGACTACGACTTCCGCGGTCTCTACGACGATGCGGCCCTAGCGACCCTTCGAGGACGTCGAGCCGACTTCCAGTACGTCGTGAGCCTCTACCCGAGCCTGGGCATGAACGTGGCCTACGTCGGCGGCAGCGTCAATCACCTTGGCGACCGAACGAGCCAGCGCGTCTTCGGCAAGGTGTTCCTCGAGCGAGACGATCAGGCGACGAGGCCGACCGAGGTCATCGCCTTCGCCTCGGCCCGGTTCCGGGGCCCGGGCACGATCGAGGAGCTGCCCGACCCCGAAGGCTTCTTCCGCGTCGAGGCCCCGACGTTCGGCGCCGGCTGGCAAGAGAGCTACGACGACCGCGCCACCAATCCCGGCCTGAACAGCGGCTTCGTCAGCCTGCGGCATCCCGGTGGCAGCGGCGGGAAGGCCGTGGCGGCGATGCTCGACGGCCACGCCGAGGTGCTGGGCTGGCAGGAGCTCCGCGACATGCGGCGGTGGGCCGATCAGGCGACGAGTGCGGATTGGCAGCCCGAGCCGCGGTAG